In a single window of the Diospyros lotus cultivar Yz01 chromosome 10, ASM1463336v1, whole genome shotgun sequence genome:
- the LOC127811569 gene encoding callose synthase 12-like — protein MSNLRQRPLPGQAQSPGPPYGSDRAPPSEDIYNIIPIHNLLVEHPSLRYPEVRAAVAALRTVGNLRKPPFVPWHDHMDLLDWLGAFFGFQADNVRNQREHLVLHLANAQMRLTPPPENLDSLDPGVLRRFRRKLLKNYTSWCSYLGQKSNVWVSETTRRSSDHRRELLYVSLYLLIWGESANLRFVPECICYIFHHLAMELNRILEDYIDENTGRPALPSISGENAFLNRVVTPIYQTIRLEVENSRDGTAPHSAWRNYDDINEYFWSRRCFQKLRWPIELGSNFFVTTSREKHVGKTGFVEQRSFWNLLRSFDKLWIMLILFLQAAIIVAWEQKEYPWQALKSRDVQVRVLTVFFTWTGMRFLQSLLDAGMQYSLVSRETMWLGVRMVLKSVVAAVWIMVFGVFYGRIWDQKNRDRGWSSEANQRVVNFLVVALVFISPELLALALFILPWIRNFLENTNWRVFYLLSWWFQSRIFVGRGLREGLVDNIKYTLFWVVVLATKFCFTYFLQIKPMIAPTKTLLNLKDVKYEWHEFFSDSNRFAIGLLWLPVVLIYFMDLQIWYSIYSSFVGAGVGLFSHLGEIRNMQQLRLRFQFFASAIQFNLMPEEQLLNTRGTLKSKLNEAIHRLKLRYGFGRPFKKLESNVEANKFALIWNEIITIFREEDIISDREVELLELPQNTWNVRVIRWPCLLLCNELLLALSQAKELVDAPDKWLWYKICKNEYRRCAIIETYDSVRHLLLAIVKYNTEEHSIITILFQQMDHAIQIEKFTKTFNMVALPKIHAKLITLLELLNKPKKDVNKVVNCLQALYEIVVRDFYTEKRSIEELKQDGLASSKSEELLFDNAIELPEANNETFYRQARRLHTILQSRDSMHNIPTNLEARRRIAFFSNSLFMNMPRAPQVEKMMAFSVLTPYYNEEVLFSKEQLRTENEDGISTLYYLQTIYADEWKNFLERMHCEGMVKDDEIWTEKLRDLRLWASYRGQTLSRTVRGMMYYYRALKMLAFLDSASEMDIKEGSQELASMRRSDSMDGFSSERSPSTRSLGRADSAVGLLFKGHEYGTALMKYTYVVACQIYGTQKGKKDPRAEEILYLMKNNEALRVAYVDEVPSGRDGKEYYSVLVKYDQHLQKEVEIYRVKLPGPLKLGEGKPENQNHAIIFTRGDAVQTIDMNQDNYFEEALKMRNLLEEFRHYYGIRKPTILGVREHIFTGSVSSLAWFMSAQETSFVTLGQRVLANPLKIRMHYGHPDVFDRFWFLTRGGISKASRVINISEDIFAGFNCTLRGGNVTHHEYIQVGKGRDVGLNQISMFEAKVASGNGEQVLSRDVYRLGHRLDFFRMLSFFYTTVGFFFNTQMVILTVYGFLWGRLYLALSGVEASAVADDTNNNKALGTILNQQFIIQLGVFTALPMIVENSLEHGFLGAIWDFITMQLQLSSVFYTFSMGTRAHYFGRTILHGGAKYRATGRGFVVQHKSFAENYRLYARSHFVKAIELGLILIVYAAYSPVATGTFVYIALTITSWFLVVSWIMAPFVFNPSGFDWLKTVYDFDDFMNWIWYRGGVFSKSEQSWEKWWDEEQDHLRTTGLWGKILEVILDLRFFFFQYGIVYQLDIAAGSKSIAVYLLSWIYVVVAAGIYIIIAYARDKYAAREHIYFRLVQCLVITLGIVVVVALLEFTKFTFLDVFTSLLAFIPTGWGFILIAQVFRPFLQKTIFWELLVSVARMYDIMFGVIVMAPVAFLSWMPGFQSMQTRILFNEAFSRGLQIFQIVTGKKSKDDL, from the coding sequence ATGAGTAACCTCCGGCAGCGGCCGCTGCCGGGCCAAGCGCAGTCACCTGGTCCGCCCTACGGCTCAGACCGGGCGCCTCCATCCGAAGATATCTACAACATAATCCCAATCCACAATCTCCTGGTCGAGCACCCATCGCTCCGCTACCCAGAAGTACGCGCCGCGGTGGCGGCCCTACGCACCGTCGGGAACCTTCGGAAGCCGCCATTCGTGCCATGGCACGACCACATGGACCTCCTGGACTGGCTCGGCGCCTTCTTTGGCTTCCAAGCTGACAACGTCCGGAACCAGCGGGAGCATCTGGTCCTCCACCTCGCTAATGCCCAGATGCGGCTCACGCCGCCGCCGGAAAACCTCGATTCGCTCGACCCCGGCGTCCTGCGCCGCTTCCGCCGCAAGCTCCTCAAGAACTACACCTCCTGGTGCTCCTACCTCGGCCAGAAATCCAACGTTTGGGTCTCCGAAACGACACGCCGGAGCTCGGATCACCGCCGCGAGCTGCTCTACGTCTCGCTCTATCTCCTGATCTGGGGTGAGTCCGCCAATCTCCGCTTTGTTCCCGAATGCATTTGCTACATTTTTCATCACTTGGCCATGGAACTCAATAGAATTCTTGAGGATTACATTGATGAGAATACTGGGCGTCCTGCTTTACCCTCAATTTCGGGCGAGAACGCCTTTCTGAACCGGGTCGTGACGCCCATTTACCAAACCATTCGTCTGGAAGTTGAAAACAGTAGAGATGGCACTGCTCCCCACTCGGCGTGGCGGAATTATGATGATATAAATGAGTACTTTTGGAGTAGGAGGTGCTTTCAGAAGTTGCGGTGGCCAATTGAGTTGGGGAGTAATTTTTTTGTGACCACAAGCAGGGAAAAGCATGTGGGTAAGACCGGTTTTGTAGAGCAGAGGTCGTTTTGGAACTTGCTTAGGAGCTTTGATAAGCTCTGGATTATGTTGATTCTGTTTCTTCAAGCGGCGATTATTGTCGCTTGGGAGCAGAAGGAGTATCCGTGGCAGGCGCTGAAGAGTCGCGATGTTCAGGTTCGGGTTTTGACTGTTTTCTTTACTTGGACTGGTATGAGGTTCCTTCAGTCGCTTCTTGATGCTGGGATGCAGTATAGTTTGGTTTCGAGGGAGACGATGTGGCTTGGGGTGAGGATGGTGTTGAAGAGCGTTGTTGCTGCTGTTTGGATCATGGTTTTCGGGGTCTTCTATGGAAGGATTTGGGACCAGAAGAACCGTGATCGAGGGTGGTCTAGCGAGGCAAATCAGCGGGTTGTTAATTTTCTGGTGGTTGCTTTGGTTTTCATTTCGCCGGAGCTCTTGGCACTGGCTCTTTTTATTTTACCCTGGATACGAAATTTCTTGGAGAATACTAATTGGAGGGTCTTTTACCTGTTGTCATGGTGGTTTCAGAGCAGAATATTCGTGGGACGTGGCCTTAGAGAAGGTCTTGTGGATAACATTAAATACACTTTATTCTGGGTAGTCGTGCTTGCTACCAAATTTTGCTTTACTTACTTCCTACAAATAAAGCCCATGATTGCTCCGACAAAAACCCTCTTGAATCTCAAGGATGTGAAGTATGAATGGCATGAGTTCTTCAGTGATAGCAATAGATTTGCCATTGGGTTATTGTGGCTTCCTGTGGTCTTGATTTACTTCATGGATTTGCAGATTTGGTACTCAATCTACTCTTCATTTGTTGGGGCAGGAGTTGGGTTGTTTTCCCATTTGGGTGAAATACGGAACATGCAGCAATTAAGGTTGAGGTTCCAGTTCTTTGCTAGTGCAATTCAATTCAATCTGATGCCTGAGGAACAGCTTCTGAACACTAGGGGAACACTGAAGAGCAAGTTAAATGAGGCCATTCACAGGTTGAAGCTGAGGTATGGTTTTGGCCGACCTTTTAAGAAGCTTGAATCAAACGTGGAGGCTAACAAGTTTGCCTTGATATGGAATGAGATCATTACAATCTTCAGAGAGGAAGATATTATCAGTGACCGGGAGGTTGAGCTTTTGGAGCTCCCACAGAATACCTGGAACGTCAGGGTTATCCGCTGGCCTTGTTTACTGCTCTGCAATGAGTTGCTTCTCGCTCTTAGCCAGGCTAAAGAGTTAGTTGATGCACCCGACAAGTGGCTATGGTACAAAATCTGCAAAAATGAGTATAGGCGCTGTGCTATTATTGAAACTTATGATAGTGTCAGGCATTTGCTGCTTGCTATTGTCAAATATAATACTGAGGAACATTCCATTATTACAATTTTGTTTCAACAAATGGATCATGCCATTCAGATTGAGAAGTTCACAAAAACATTCAACATGGTAGCTCTCCCCAAGATCCATGCCAAGTTGATCACTCTTCTTGAGCTATTGAACAAGCCCAAGAAAGATGTCAATAAGGTTGTGAATTGTCTGCAGGCGCTTTATGAGATTGTGGTTCGAGACTTTTATACAGAGAAGAGGAGCATCGAAGAGCTGAAACAAGATGGTTTGGCTTCTTCTAAGTCAGAGGAATTGCTTTTTGACAATGCCATTGAGTTGCCAGAAGCCAATAATGAAACATTTTACCGTCAAGCCCGGCGCTTGCACACCATTCTTCAATCTCGGGATTCAATGCACAATATACCTACAAATCTTGAGGCTAGACGCCGAATTGCATTCTTTAGTAACTCTTTGTTTATGAACATGCCTCGTGCTCCCCAAGTTGAGAAAATGATGGCTTTTAGTGTATTGACCCCGTACTACAATGAAGAAGTGCTGTTTAGCAAGGAACAACTTCGAACTGAGAATGAAGATGGAATTTCGACTTTATATTATCTGCAGACTATATATGCAGATGAGTGGAAGAATTTCTTGGAGCGAATGCACTGTGAAGGAATGGTtaaagatgatgaaatatgGACAGAGAAGCTTAGAGATCTCAGACTTTGGGCATCATACAGAGGCCAGACACTTTCCCGCACTGTAAGGGGAATGATGTATTACTATCGGGCTCTTAAGATGCTGGCTTTTCTTGATTCTGCATCAGAGATGGACATAAAAGAAGGATCGCAAGAACTTGCTTCTATGAGGCGAAGTGATAGCATGGATGGTTTCAGCTCAGAAAGGTCACCATCTACAAGGAGTTTGGGCAGAGCAGATAGTGCTGTGGGTTTGTTGTTCAAAGGTCATGAATATGGGACAGCTTTAATGAAATATACTTATGTGGTTGCATGCCAGATATATGGAACTCAGAAGGGAAAAAAGGACCCCCGTGCTGAGGAGATTCTTTATctgatgaaaaataatgaagctCTTCGTGTGGCTTATGTTGATGAAGTTCCCTCAGGAAGGGATGGGAAGGAGTACTACTCTGTTCTTGTGAAGTATGATCAACATTTGCAGAAGGAAGTGGAGATCTACCGGGTCAAGTTACCTGGTCCATTGAAGCTTGGAGAAGGAAAGCCAGAGAATCAAAACCATGCTATTATCTTCACTCGTGGTGACGCAGTACAGACCATAGACATGAACCAAGATAACTATTTTGAGGAAGCACTCAAGATGCGGAATCTGTTGGAGGAATTTAGGCACTATTATGGTATCCGGAAGCCCACCATCTTGGGAGTTCGCGAACATATATTTACTGGTTCTGTTTCATCACTTGCATGGTTTATGTCTGCTCAAGAAACAAGTTTTGTCACACTGGGTCAGCGAGTCTTGGCAAACCCTTTGAAAATTCGGATGCATTATGGGCACCCTGATGTCTTTGATAGATTCTGGTTCTTGACTAGGGGAGGGATCAGCAAAGCATCCAGAGTGATTAATATCAGTGAGGACATTTTTGCTGGTTTTAATTGCACATTGCGAGGCGGCAATGTCACTCACCATGAGTATATTCAAGTTGGTAAGGGAAGAGATGTTGGTTTGAATCAAATATCAATGTTTGAAGCCAAGGTTGCGAGCGGGAATGGTGAACAAGTTCTGAGTAGAGATGTCTACAGATTGGGACACAGGCTTGATTTCTTCCGGATGCTGTCATTTTTCTACACTACTGTGGGCTTCTTTTTCAACACACAGATGGTAATCCTGACTGTCTATGGTTTTCTGTGGGGTCGACTTTATCTAGCACTTAGTGGAGTTGAGGCTTCTGCAGTTGCAGATGATACCAACAACAACAAGGCCCTCGGTACGATATTGAACCAGCAGTTCATTATCCAACTTGGTGTATTCACTGCCCTACCAATGATTGTGGAGAATTCTCTTGAGCATGGGTTCCTTGGAGCCATATGGGATTTCATAACAATGCAGCTTCAGCTATCATCTGTATTCTACACATTCTCCATGGGAACTCGTGCCCACTACTTTGGTAGAACTATTCTTCATGGTGGTGCTAAATATCGGGCCACTGGGCGTGGTTTTGTTGTTCAGCATAAGAGTTTTGCGGAGAACTATAGGCTTTATGCCCGTAGCCATTTTGTGAAGGCAATTGAGCTTGGGCTGATACTCATAGTGTATGCTGCATATAGCCCTGTAGCTACTGGTACCTTTGTTTACATCGCATTAACCATCACAAGTTGGTTCTTGGTTGTGTCATGGATCATGGCTCCTTTTGTTTTCAATCCATCAGGGTTTGACTGGTTAAAGACAGTTTATGATTTTGATGACTTCATGAATTGGATATGGTACCGTGGTGGTGTGTTTTCCAAATCTGAACAGAGCTGGGAAAAATGGTGGGACGAGGAGCAGGATCATCTAAGGACGACTGGCCTTTGGGGAAAGATATTGGAAGTCATCTTGGACTTgcgttttttctttttccagtaTGGGATTGTATACCAGTTAGATATTGCTGCTGGGAGCAAAAGTATTGCTGTTTACTTGCTCTCTTGGATCTATGTGGTTGTGGCTGCTGGCATTTACATAATTATAGCTTATGCTCGAGACAAATATGCTGCAAGGGAGCACATCTATTTTCGGCTGGTTCAGTGTCTTGTTATTACTCTTGGCATTGTTGTGGTCGTTGCCTTGCTGGAGTTCACCAAGTTTACATTTTTGGATGTTTTCACAAGTCTATTGGCATTCATCCCTACTGGTTGGGGCTTTATTTTAATAGCTCAAGTATTCCGTCCCTTTCTGCAGAAAACCATATTCTGGGAACTTCTTGTTTCTGTAGCTCGGATGTATGATATAATGTTTGGAGTGATTGTTATGGCCCCTGTGGCTTTCCTATCATGGATGCCTGGATTCCAGTCAATGCAGACGAGGATTTTATTCAATGAAGCGTTTAGTAGGGGACTGCAGATATTCCAGATTGTGACAGGAAAAAAATCTAAAGATGACTTGTGA